One Mauremys mutica isolate MM-2020 ecotype Southern chromosome 19, ASM2049712v1, whole genome shotgun sequence genomic window carries:
- the PPM1E gene encoding protein phosphatase 1E isoform X2 produces METKLVKISNCPSFLAAALARATSDEVLQSDLSVHYLPKHVDSTEGITQIETVKLARSVFSKLHEICSSWVKDFPLQRRPYRYYETSIHAIKNMRRKMEDKHVCIPDFNMLFNLEDQEEQAYFAVFDGHGGVDAAIYASIHLHVNLVHQEMFQHDPAEALFRAFRVTDERFVQKAARESLRCGTTGVVTFIRGNMLHVAWLGDSQVMLVRQGQAVELMKPHKPDREDEKKRIEALGGCVVWFGAWRVNGSLSVSRAIGDAEHKPYICGDADSTSTVLDGSEDYLILACDGFYDTVNPDEAVKVVADHLKENNGDSSMVAHKLVASARDAGSSDNITVIVVFLRDMNTAVNVSEDSDWTENSFQGGQEDNGEDKENHGDCKRPWPQHQCSAPADLGYDGRVDSFTDRTSLSIGSKINLFEDQRYLDLMKTEASQPQNAIHLLPVQVFSPGLPKGVNLVNGSTVKNEAPKSTASSVSGPTDPRGYSASLSLSSTGQHIYRMEGLSPHFSGLEKEQFRSLGKRVSAFSHFHFYNAKRRCGARLKPKFHTHLFAHKPSHMEGLGPSLPVQSGSKIRMLVRSSLWWRMNSHKVYGENMLLSRRQSNCTPEPYLYQSCKI; encoded by the exons AGATTGAGACAGTGAAGCTAGCCCGCTCAGTTTTCAGCAAACTCCACGAGATCTGCAGCAGCTGGGTGAAAGACTTTCCGCTTCAAAGGAGGCCCTACCGCTATTATGAGACATCCATCCATGCTATCAAAAACATGCGCAGGAAGATGGAAGACAAGCATGTCTGCATTCCTGACTTCAACATGCTCTTCAACCTTGAG GACCAAGAGGAGCAAGCGTATTTTGCAGTATTTGATGGTCATGGAGGGGTGGATGCTGCCATCTATGCCTCCATCCATCTCCATGTGAATTTGGTACACCAGGAGATGTTTCAACATGATCCAGCGGAGGCACTGTTTAGAGCATTCCGGGTGACAGATGAACGCTTTGTTCAGAAGGCAGCCAGAGAG AGCCTGCGGTGTGGCACCACTGGTGTGGTAACATTCATCCGAGGAAATATGCTGCATGTAGCTTGGCTTGGCGACTCCCAGGTGATGCTTGTGAGACAGGGCCAAGCGGTGGAACTAATGAAGCCTCATAAACCAGATAGAGAG GATGAGAAGAAGCGTATCGAGGCCCTCGGAGGCTGTGTGGTCTGGTTTGGGGCCTGGAGAGTGAATGGGAGTTTATCTGTCTCCAGAGCTATTG GAGATGCTGAGCACAAGCCATATATTTGTGGAGATGCAGACTCCACCTCCACCGTACTGGATGGGTCTGAAGACTACCTCATTTTAGCCTGTGATGGCTTCTATGACACAGTAAATCCTGATGAGGCAGTGAAGGTGGTGGCTGATCACCTGAAGGAGAATAATGGAGATAGCAGCATGGTGGCACACAAATTAGTGGCATCAGCACGGGATGCTGGCTCCAGTGACAACATCACTGTCATTGTGGTATTTCTCAGGGACATGAATACAGCAGTAAATGTTAGTGAGGATTCAGACTGGACAGAGAACTCTTTTCAAGGAGGACAAGAAGATAATGGGGAAGATAAAGAAAACCATGGAGATTGCAAACGGCCATGGCCTCAACaccagtgctcagcacctgcagaTCTAGGGTATGATGGGCGAGTGGATTCCTTCACTGATAGAACTAGCTTGAGCATAGGGTCCAAAATTAACCTGTTTGAAGACCAACGCTATTTAGACCTGATGAAAACAGAAGCAAGCCAACCTCAGAATGCCATACATTTGTTACCAGTTCAAGTGTTTAGTCCTGGCCTACCAAAGGGAGTCAATTTAGTTAACGGCTCAACAGTGAAGAATGAAGCTCCAAAAAGCACCGCATCTTCAGTGTCTGGACCTACAGATCCAAGGGGATATTCTGCTTCTCTTAGTTTGAGTTCCACAGGGCAGCACATTTACAGAATGGAGGGTTTATCTCCACACTTTTCTGGATTGGAAAAGGAACAATTCAGATCCTTGGGGAAAAGAGTCTCTGCTTTCTCTCATTTCCACTTCTATAATGCAAAGAGGCGATGTGGAGCCAGGCTCAAACCAAAGTTTCACACACATCTCTTTGCTCACAAACCTTCCCATATGGAAGGATTAGGTCCATCCTTACCTGTCCAAAGTGGCAGTAAAATTAGGATGTTGGTAAGAAGTTCTCTGTGGTGGAGGATGAATAGTCACAAAGTTTATGGTGAGAATATGCTCTTGAGTCGAAGACAGAGTAATTGTACACCAGAACCATACCTTTATCAGAGCTGCAAAATATAA